One Papaver somniferum cultivar HN1 chromosome 10, ASM357369v1, whole genome shotgun sequence genomic window carries:
- the LOC113319006 gene encoding two-component response regulator ARR5-like, translating to MAGFADVSVHEELHVLAVDDSLIDRKVIERLLKISSCKVTTVDSGRGALQYLGLDGDDQNSVGFVGLKVNLIITDYWMPGMTGYELMKKIKGSKTFKEIPVVIMSSENVLPRITRCLEEGAEEFIVKPVKLSDVKRLKNNLTTRDSDQEIVIDNYQVEETTLKRKFHETDDQEIVHDQNDDDLQSSPSSCLTSTDSPSKRQRKTMMNDSD from the exons ATGGCTGGTTTTGCTGATGTTTCTGTTCATGAAGAACTTCATGTTCTTGCTGTTGATGATAGTCTTATTGATCGTAAAGTCATTGAAAGATTGCTCAAAATCTCTTCTTGTAAAG TAACAACTGTGGATAGTGGAAGAGGAGCTTTACAATATCTTGGGCTTGATGGAGATGATCAGAACTCAGTTGGATTTGTTGGTTTGAAAGTGAATTTGATTATAACTGATTACTGGATGCCTGGAATGACTGGatatgaactcatgaaaaaaatCAAG GGATCGAAAACATTCAAGGAAATCCCAGTGGTGATCATGTCATCAGAAAATGTATTGCCTCGGATCACTAGGTGTTTGGAAGAAGGGGCAGAGGAATTCATAGTAAAACCAGTGAAATTATCCGATGTGAAACGATTGAAAAACAACTTGACAACAAGAGATTCCGATCAAGAAATAGTTATCGATAATTATCAAGTTGAAGAGACTACCCTTAAAAGAAAATTTCATGAGACTGATGATCAAGAGATTGTCCATGATCAAAACGATGATGATCTTCAATCATCTCCATCGTCCTGTTTAACTTCAACAGATTCTCCATCGAAAAGACAGAGGAAGACGATGATGAATGACAGTGATTGA